One Paenibacillus sp. FSL H7-0737 DNA segment encodes these proteins:
- the ptsP gene encoding phosphoenolpyruvate--protein phosphotransferase — MIQGIGAAAGVAIGKAFVLPNWEWSLPDTQVNPVDLAKEFERLYEGIRTSKDEIEFIKKEFREVVGPEESSIFDAHLAILDDPVFMSEIRGIIERQYKAAEVAVKEAIDHFVAMFDLLDDEYMKERAVDIKDVGNRLLKHLLGAPEVTLPSDTQPYILVAKELSPSQLAHLNPTYVLGIVTMMGGKTSHSSIMARALGIPLVAGLENNLSNPIQTGDMLVIDGDTGSVQIHPDEVTINEYVSLRNKQHKKKEQLELLATVDAVTKDGVNLRLAGNISSVKELNLALKYGAEGVGLFRTEFLYMDRSSFPTEDEQFEVYKQVVEKVGSNMVVIRSLDIGGDKHLDYFQLPEEQNPFLGYRAIRISLNRQDMFKTQLTAILRASAYGNVKLMFPMISSVEEVQAAKAVLEEVKAELELRGIPFNRNIPVGIMIEVPAAVMIADLLAEEVDFFSIGTNDLVQYVLAVDRMNEQIAHMYHPYHPAVLRMIRMTVEAARNAKIDISVCGEMAADERSLPLWLELGISDLSMSPQALLKVKHRTLNTLAIDATRVAKACFHHRTSSETEEILSAYAQKSGITLGTSVETKEKASS; from the coding sequence ATGATACAAGGCATAGGCGCAGCAGCAGGTGTAGCTATCGGGAAGGCCTTTGTCTTACCGAACTGGGAGTGGAGCTTACCAGACACACAAGTGAACCCAGTGGATCTAGCTAAGGAGTTTGAGCGTTTATACGAAGGTATCCGTACCTCTAAGGACGAGATTGAATTCATCAAAAAAGAATTCAGAGAAGTAGTCGGTCCGGAGGAATCCAGCATTTTTGATGCTCATCTGGCGATTTTGGATGATCCGGTGTTTATGAGCGAAATCCGGGGGATTATTGAACGCCAGTATAAGGCGGCGGAAGTGGCTGTTAAGGAAGCGATTGATCATTTTGTAGCGATGTTTGATCTGCTGGATGATGAATACATGAAGGAGCGGGCGGTGGATATCAAGGATGTCGGTAACCGTCTGTTAAAGCATCTTTTAGGTGCTCCTGAGGTCACGCTGCCATCGGATACACAGCCGTATATTCTCGTTGCGAAGGAGTTATCTCCTTCCCAGTTAGCTCACTTGAACCCAACTTATGTTCTAGGTATTGTTACTATGATGGGCGGTAAAACCTCACATTCTTCCATTATGGCTCGTGCACTGGGCATTCCGCTCGTGGCAGGTTTGGAGAATAATTTGTCTAACCCTATTCAGACCGGAGACATGCTCGTGATAGATGGAGACACGGGATCTGTGCAAATTCATCCTGATGAGGTAACGATCAATGAATATGTTTCTCTTCGGAATAAGCAGCATAAAAAGAAAGAACAACTGGAATTGCTTGCTACAGTCGATGCCGTCACTAAAGATGGCGTTAACCTGCGATTGGCCGGTAATATCAGCTCAGTCAAAGAACTGAATTTAGCGCTCAAGTATGGAGCCGAGGGTGTAGGTCTATTCCGTACAGAGTTTCTTTACATGGATCGCAGTTCTTTTCCAACTGAGGATGAACAATTTGAAGTGTACAAACAGGTTGTCGAGAAGGTAGGCAGTAATATGGTTGTGATCCGTTCGCTGGATATAGGCGGGGACAAGCATCTGGATTACTTCCAGCTACCAGAAGAACAGAATCCGTTCCTTGGCTATCGTGCCATTCGAATCAGCTTGAATCGACAAGATATGTTCAAAACTCAGCTAACCGCCATTTTGCGGGCGAGCGCATACGGGAATGTAAAGCTAATGTTCCCTATGATATCTTCCGTAGAAGAAGTACAAGCAGCAAAAGCTGTACTGGAAGAAGTGAAGGCTGAACTGGAGCTACGGGGCATACCGTTTAATCGGAATATTCCAGTCGGTATTATGATTGAAGTTCCAGCTGCGGTTATGATTGCGGATTTACTGGCGGAGGAAGTTGACTTTTTCAGTATCGGTACGAACGATTTGGTGCAATATGTACTAGCCGTAGATCGTATGAATGAACAAATTGCGCATATGTATCATCCATATCATCCAGCGGTTCTGCGAATGATCCGTATGACTGTAGAAGCAGCCCGTAATGCAAAAATAGATATAAGTGTATGTGGTGAAATGGCGGCAGATGAGCGTTCTTTACCACTTTGGCTGGAGTTAGGGATTAGTGATCTTAGCATGTCGCCACAGGCACTGCTGAAGGTTAAACACCGTACCCTGAATACACTGGCTATAGACGCTACAAGGGTTGCCAAAGCTTGCTTCCATCATCGTACAAGCTCGGAGACAGAAGAAATCCTAAGTGCTTATGCTCAGAAAAGCGGTATTACGCTTGGAACGAGCGTGGAAACAAAGGAGAAAGCTTCTTCATAG
- a CDS encoding sigma-70 family RNA polymerase sigma factor, whose product MEHIINDEMEIVATDEDIFYELVAEQKRKLYSIAYSYLRNEADSLEVLQEATCRAWIKRKSLKDSERFAPWLTRILINCCNDELKRRKRNAVTEAARSDVGIMEMKSDRRLDMEQALEGVKPKYRQVLVLKYYKDMTLAEIAEVLDKPEGTVKTWLNKGLKQLRVRMKRKGDLFYG is encoded by the coding sequence ATGGAACACATTATTAATGACGAAATGGAAATAGTCGCTACGGATGAAGACATATTTTATGAGCTGGTAGCTGAACAGAAAAGAAAGCTATACAGCATTGCGTATAGCTATTTACGAAACGAAGCGGATTCGTTGGAAGTTCTACAGGAGGCAACCTGCCGTGCATGGATTAAACGTAAAAGCTTAAAAGACTCCGAGAGATTTGCTCCATGGCTAACACGTATTCTGATCAATTGCTGTAACGATGAGTTGAAGCGCAGAAAGAGGAACGCTGTCACAGAAGCTGCTCGAAGTGATGTAGGGATCATGGAGATGAAAAGCGACCGCAGATTAGACATGGAACAGGCGTTGGAAGGGGTAAAGCCGAAGTATCGCCAGGTGCTTGTACTCAAATATTACAAGGATATGACCCTTGCAGAAATTGCAGAGGTACTGGATAAACCGGAGGGCACCGTGAAGACATGGCTCAATAAAGGTCTGAAACAGCTGCGTGTCAGAATGAAACGGAAGGGGGATCTATTTTATGGCTGA
- a CDS encoding type 1 glutamine amidotransferase domain-containing protein, with product MRLAGKKVIALVDDEFEDLELWYPVYRVREEGAEVHLAGLEKDKTYIGKYGVPAKAEYSWDDLNAADYDGILVPGGWAPDKIRRYSAVLKLVQDFNAAKKPIGQICHAGWVLISAKILEGVTVTSTPGIRDDMENAGAIWKDEAVVTDGHIISARRPPDLPPYGKAFCDALAGE from the coding sequence ATGAGACTAGCTGGAAAAAAGGTCATAGCACTCGTAGACGATGAATTTGAAGATTTGGAGCTCTGGTATCCCGTGTACCGAGTTAGAGAAGAAGGCGCTGAGGTTCACTTGGCAGGTTTGGAAAAAGATAAAACATACATCGGCAAATATGGTGTGCCAGCAAAAGCGGAGTACTCCTGGGACGATCTTAATGCCGCAGATTATGACGGGATTTTAGTTCCTGGCGGCTGGGCTCCTGATAAAATCCGTAGATACAGTGCCGTACTAAAACTAGTACAGGATTTCAATGCAGCTAAGAAACCTATTGGGCAGATCTGCCACGCAGGCTGGGTATTAATTTCCGCTAAAATTCTGGAAGGTGTAACCGTCACCTCCACTCCCGGCATCCGTGATGATATGGAGAATGCCGGAGCGATATGGAAAGATGAAGCTGTGGTTACGGATGGACATATTATTTCTGCTCGTCGCCCGCCAGATCTGCCGCCCTATGGCAAAGCTTTTTGTGATGCGTTAGCAGGGGAGTAG
- the ccpA gene encoding catabolite control protein A, translated as MTVTIYDVAREAGVSMATVSRVVNNNPNVKPQTRKKVFEAIERLGYRPNAVARGLASKKTTTVGVVIPDISNSIFAEIARGIEDIANMYHYNIILCNADKRKEKEIRVINTLLEKQVDGLLFMGGTVTEEHIQAFQTSAVPIVLCATRDEKGTYPSVDIDHETAAFDAVNTLIRHGHREIAMISGTLQDPANGYARFHGYKKALEQAGIEYQEDLVRIGNYRYESGVEAMKYFLGLKKKPTAIFAATDEMAIGAIHSIQDEGLKVPDDFSIISVDNIRMASMVRPLLTTVAQPMYDLGAVAMRLLTKLMKKETVENPRVILPHETILRLSVNHLNK; from the coding sequence TTGACGGTAACCATTTACGATGTAGCTCGAGAAGCAGGCGTATCTATGGCTACGGTATCACGGGTTGTGAACAATAACCCTAACGTGAAACCGCAGACCCGGAAGAAAGTTTTTGAAGCGATTGAGCGTTTGGGATATCGTCCCAATGCCGTGGCGAGAGGACTTGCCAGTAAGAAAACGACAACCGTTGGGGTTGTCATCCCTGATATTTCAAACTCGATTTTTGCAGAAATTGCACGCGGGATTGAAGATATCGCGAACATGTATCATTACAATATTATATTGTGTAACGCGGATAAGCGTAAAGAAAAGGAAATCCGTGTCATCAATACCCTTTTGGAGAAACAGGTCGATGGTCTGCTCTTCATGGGTGGTACGGTAACCGAAGAACATATTCAAGCTTTCCAGACTTCTGCAGTTCCGATTGTCCTATGTGCTACACGGGATGAGAAGGGAACTTATCCTTCCGTTGACATCGATCATGAAACCGCTGCTTTTGATGCAGTGAATACTTTGATTCGTCACGGTCACCGAGAAATCGCAATGATCAGTGGTACACTCCAGGATCCTGCGAATGGATATGCACGTTTCCATGGTTATAAGAAGGCACTTGAACAGGCTGGAATCGAGTATCAAGAAGACTTGGTACGTATCGGTAACTACCGCTATGAATCTGGTGTCGAAGCCATGAAGTATTTCCTTGGACTCAAGAAGAAGCCAACCGCTATTTTTGCCGCAACCGACGAGATGGCTATTGGTGCAATTCACAGTATTCAGGATGAAGGCCTGAAGGTACCGGATGACTTCTCCATTATTAGTGTGGATAACATCCGTATGGCTTCGATGGTTCGTCCATTGTTGACAACTGTAGCCCAGCCTATGTATGACCTAGGTGCGGTAGCAATGAGACTTTTGACGAAACTCATGAAGAAAGAGACGGTTGAGAATCCGCGGGTTATCTTGCCTCATGAAACGATTCTCCGCCTGTCTGTTAATCATCTGAATAAGTAA
- a CDS encoding 5'-methylthioadenosine/adenosylhomocysteine nucleosidase, whose protein sequence is MPEIIGLIGAMDEEIKLLLERMENKETKVKAGIHYYIGNILGKSVVLCKSGVGKVNAAVTTQILIDSFGVSRVLFTGVAGAVHPELNIGDIVISSTCVQHDMDATALGFSKGEIPYQDNSVFQADPSLVLLAERACNELGQKYLVGKVLSGDQFISNAKIVAKLREELDGACVEMEGAAVAQVCVMNATPFVIIRSMSDKSDGSANVSFKEFTVEASGRSHSILEYMLQHL, encoded by the coding sequence TTGCCTGAAATAATCGGATTAATTGGTGCGATGGATGAAGAGATTAAGCTATTACTAGAAAGGATGGAGAATAAGGAGACGAAGGTCAAGGCAGGAATTCATTATTACATAGGAAATATATTAGGAAAGTCTGTAGTGCTCTGTAAATCTGGGGTAGGTAAAGTAAATGCAGCAGTTACGACACAAATTCTAATTGATTCCTTTGGTGTGTCTCGTGTGTTGTTTACTGGGGTTGCTGGGGCTGTGCACCCTGAATTGAATATTGGAGATATTGTAATATCATCTACTTGTGTTCAGCATGATATGGATGCTACAGCACTTGGCTTTTCAAAAGGTGAAATACCTTATCAGGATAATTCTGTCTTTCAGGCAGACCCTTCATTGGTACTCCTTGCTGAGAGGGCGTGTAACGAGTTAGGCCAAAAGTACTTGGTCGGCAAAGTACTTTCAGGTGATCAATTCATTTCTAATGCGAAGATTGTAGCCAAATTAAGAGAGGAATTGGACGGAGCGTGCGTGGAGATGGAAGGGGCGGCGGTTGCACAAGTGTGTGTGATGAACGCCACTCCCTTTGTTATTATTCGTTCGATGTCTGATAAGTCTGACGGGTCAGCAAATGTGAGTTTTAAGGAGTTCACGGTGGAAGCCTCAGGGCGCTCACATTCTATATTAGAATATATGCTGCAGCATCTTTAA